One genomic region from Pseudoduganella lutea encodes:
- a CDS encoding flagellar basal body P-ring protein FlgI, with amino-acid sequence MKSLLTAIALGFAMLAPAAQAERLKDLASIAGVRENQLMGYGLVVGLDGSGDQTTQTPFTIQSVASMLQQLGVTLPSGSQLQLRNVAAVMVTTSLPAFAQPGQQLDVTVSSLGNARSLRGGTLLMTPLKGADGQIYGMAQGNLVVGGVGAQAPGGGASTVVNHLSVGRISNGATVERAVPTALGEGGQIRLELKNADFATTSRVVTAINNRFGAGIAYALDGRVIRVTSPAASDQRVAFIGQLEELDVQPATLPAKVIMNARTGSVVMNQSVTLQACAISHGNLQVSVAADTQVSQPGPLSGGQTAVTQPGSVDIQQAPGKVLQLQAGAQLADVVKALNAIGASPQDLLAILQAMKASGALRAELEII; translated from the coding sequence ATGAAATCCCTCCTCACCGCCATCGCCCTCGGTTTCGCCATGCTGGCGCCGGCGGCGCAGGCCGAGCGCCTGAAAGACCTCGCCAGCATTGCCGGCGTGCGGGAAAACCAGCTGATGGGCTATGGCCTTGTCGTGGGCCTCGATGGCAGCGGCGACCAGACCACGCAGACCCCGTTCACGATCCAGAGCGTGGCATCGATGCTGCAGCAACTGGGCGTGACGCTGCCTTCGGGCTCGCAGCTGCAACTGCGCAACGTCGCGGCCGTGATGGTGACGACGTCGCTGCCCGCGTTCGCGCAGCCGGGCCAGCAGCTCGACGTGACCGTGTCGTCGCTGGGCAATGCGCGCAGCCTGCGCGGCGGCACACTCCTGATGACACCGCTGAAAGGCGCCGATGGCCAGATCTACGGCATGGCGCAAGGCAACCTGGTGGTGGGCGGCGTGGGCGCGCAAGCGCCGGGCGGCGGCGCATCGACCGTCGTCAACCACCTGTCGGTGGGCCGCATCAGCAATGGCGCCACGGTCGAGCGCGCGGTGCCGACGGCGCTGGGCGAGGGCGGCCAGATCCGCCTGGAATTGAAGAACGCCGATTTCGCCACCACCAGCCGGGTGGTCACGGCCATCAACAACCGCTTCGGCGCCGGCATTGCCTATGCGCTCGATGGCCGGGTGATCCGTGTGACGTCGCCGGCCGCTTCCGACCAGCGCGTGGCCTTCATCGGCCAGCTCGAAGAGCTCGACGTGCAACCGGCCACGCTGCCGGCCAAGGTGATCATGAATGCGCGCACCGGCTCGGTGGTGATGAACCAGTCCGTCACGCTGCAGGCCTGTGCCATTTCGCATGGCAACCTGCAGGTGTCGGTTGCGGCCGATACGCAGGTCAGCCAGCCCGGTCCATTGTCCGGCGGGCAGACTGCCGTCACGCAGCCGGGCAGCGTCGACATCCAGCAGGCGCCGGGCAAGGTGCTGCAGCTGCAGGCCGGCGCCCAGCTGGCCGACGTGGTGAAGGCATTGAACGCCATCGGCGCGTCGCCGCAAGACCTGCTGGCGATCCTGCAGGCGATGAAGGCATCCGGGGCGCTGCGCGCCGAACTCGAGATTATCTGA
- the flgJ gene encoding flagellar assembly peptidoglycan hydrolase FlgJ: MIRQTSTPTDLSANLALDNKGLSELRQGARAGSPEALKGAATQFEAMFVNMMLKSMRDATPQEGLLDNSQTKMFTTMLDQQTSQNIAKKGVGLADVLVRQLSKTAGLSGMEGETGVPEGGFTKSMLDAAKLQRSIDAAGGNKTSAAASTVAPSTSRHAHVRAFADKLSGHAEEASRATGIPAKFMLGQAALESGWGKREIKGADGTSSHNLFGIKAGRDWKGKTVDVATTEYVNGQPQRKIERFRAYDSYADSFKDYARLITDNPRYEKVLASAGDAAAFARNLQKAGYATDPNYATKLAAVINKTLV, from the coding sequence ATGATCCGCCAGACCAGCACACCGACCGACCTTTCCGCCAACCTTGCCTTGGACAACAAGGGCCTGTCGGAACTGCGCCAGGGCGCCAGGGCCGGTTCGCCCGAGGCGCTCAAGGGAGCGGCCACGCAGTTCGAAGCCATGTTCGTCAACATGATGTTGAAGAGCATGCGCGACGCCACGCCCCAGGAAGGCTTGCTGGACAATTCGCAGACGAAGATGTTCACCACGATGCTCGACCAGCAGACCAGCCAGAACATCGCCAAGAAAGGCGTGGGACTGGCCGACGTGCTGGTGCGGCAATTGTCGAAGACCGCCGGCCTGTCGGGCATGGAAGGGGAAACGGGCGTTCCGGAAGGCGGGTTCACGAAATCGATGCTCGACGCGGCAAAGCTGCAGCGCTCGATCGACGCGGCGGGCGGCAACAAAACCAGCGCGGCCGCCAGCACGGTGGCACCCAGTACGTCGCGCCATGCCCACGTGCGCGCGTTCGCCGACAAGCTGTCCGGCCACGCGGAAGAAGCCAGCCGCGCCACCGGCATCCCGGCCAAGTTCATGCTGGGCCAGGCGGCGCTGGAAAGCGGCTGGGGCAAGCGCGAGATCAAGGGCGCCGATGGCACCAGCAGCCACAACCTCTTCGGCATCAAGGCCGGCCGCGACTGGAAAGGCAAGACGGTGGACGTGGCCACCACCGAATATGTCAACGGCCAGCCGCAGCGCAAGATCGAACGCTTCCGCGCCTACGACAGCTATGCCGACAGCTTCAAGGATTACGCAAGGCTCATCACGGACAACCCGCGCTATGAAAAAGTGCTGGCCAGCGCCGGCGATGCGGCGGCGTTCGCCCGCAACCTGCAAAAGGCCGGCTATGCGACCGATCCCAACTACGCCACGAAGCTGGCCGCGGTCATCAACAAGACGCTCGTGTAA